One Podarcis raffonei isolate rPodRaf1 chromosome 3, rPodRaf1.pri, whole genome shotgun sequence genomic region harbors:
- the RP1L1 gene encoding retinitis pigmentosa 1-like 1 protein, translating to MTQEPADPLSASSPYNYEQALPPVARTNAFTQVAPAKKITFYKSGDPQFGGVKMAINQRSFKSFNALMDDLSHRVPLPFGVRTITTPRGIHCISTLDQLEDGGCYLCSDKKYVTPISIGPTGRRAAPQKVGQPASALRRAAQDIKREDNLAALAQQSPRIPKKVTLVKNGDVGTRRPIILNRRNARSFKTLLDEISEIMQFTVKKLYTLDGKRIDNMQALLHCPNVLVCVGREPFKPTVVENPRKPSSEKLPGLPSQSNSRGNVGENHESKKEGRGLDLGWWFGSMNFGLKAKKSVIHPRSALSNRSARFSLSSEKSYPNGLVTSPENGAPCLSHCPHSKAGNLVHSLVNDDIEKRVHVNKDGSLSVEMKVRFRLLNDETLQWSTHIQKSSLRGKVPCEEMGIDEDNGTDPAGRENPEVNSEVDDSLYPCDADSYISNLDVSENEEACCHNCGKPCKDYDIWKNPMHASHKEEPWVKNTWYTHSSCSSTSSHHRVVRKKTASVESSRTSSSGEEYSKHVVRESSCFSETVENRVEYRAVQKCRCRHGQSNTRKRGSPVEMDSAACLANSQNEDNSTATAEQMEGNSSRAGSSGSKSSRCSAESQIKVCEESSSMARTISSCSIKAREEVDLEEASCPSSPKSAYSQSIQRTTPEKRDNPDEPSEDSQPISSFSVEEEADKEQEETSEVHSALENVASNQSVRDEVSECGRCSTERSFRSKACDGNSQREDSNETQVCSVAASSSSRRSKHSHNHREAGAKVSRVSTIKKKRTKRSLHAEDARSSSRASCYSKSSPEMEGREGECHASHDSSSPRSNVSSLSEAAAPPAGNMESASSSSGHCSQSSKSIQEGGQPDSSSKESFPGSSFSNSNGKNGTDKASRPGSVFESTCSKCGCTAATRNKGLGSIQSIVSSRSESKCAETEASGRSEHAGSQSSVAQSSKPRKKKSSLHSNAERSSQALTSESASMYSLHCPAPPKGRPSGKKSRTAVLKKKSNNASAAGSEPTASKEEEEAARSQPTEMEEENGPGDPSEALHNEAGEAEVEGNEDIIPSSLPNASPEEVVHEWLRKIPSETLLMKCEMQDDGDGTELDAEMPSCSNNQELLGEESEGKKEEEEEEEEVAAEEAAEEGAVEEGADEDLNDEAASKAVSEEAKAGQAECNHSVISSQNNHKKDLPTTIQTSVQIMKALLASKQEAKLDRSHSLPEVSPTMGRKLSNSANILITCLASLQILDEELDPSSKSSKCLNRPRYTELLNIFQALWFGCTSEKGGTSSGLQGEAPEKVPSTFKDRKDGDFTPLSSSGVDVSSGDGGSGEGSVAGARDCALSPEKTNGAKPTKEEAKEEAEQEGGCSEEEEEQHSQPCLKSEGEEKAASTGGGDVTETNENQGSDVGEEEEEEDKEVVGEEEMEDVEVEQAEAGDADADPVEQTQEDPAIQEVEGSPSQENANEADEEPSNNQENGDEAAEEPSDDQENVEVAEEPSNDQENGDEAAEEPSDDQENVEAAEEPSDDQENVEVAEEPSDDQENVEVAEEPSNDQENVEAAEEPSDDQENVEVAEEPSNDQENVKEAEEPSDDQENVEAAEEPSDDQENVEAAEEPSDDQENVEAAEEPSNDLENVEEAEEPSNNQENAEEPSNSQAEPNPNTNKSEPQESVEKQLVDESEADTVSSNIVSRQPTAKASLITPQKSIDPDPVWVLKLLKKIEKEFMAHYVSAMNDFKVKWNLPNSEELDLMIAQLKEEVSRRIQKSIEKELGKIRSRAGRRVPRPPDEQLRRDSSILQVENRRRRLQSIHKMSLYNDHSKPRETRELDEELDFFSTTIRDDISDPPGEEEYCPCDACFQKKMEAKALRSRGPVVAANAPIVKAFDLQQILRMQRGKAEEDIAEEEAEGEANEAEAEQEVLADDVEVVEQEVTESEAAEAPADGEEENQNCEEAEGEETVNEEVGGEAQEEAMEEGGEGEEEVEEEAEEEKGEEVEENEEEVEEKGEEEAEEEKGEEVEENEEVEQKGEEEEEVDEEKEEEAEEENGEEEEVEEEKGEEVEEKGEEEAEEKGEEEEEVDEEKEEEAAEEKGEEEAEEMEEVEEKGEEEAEGKGEEEEEGDEEKEEEAAEEKGEEEAEEMEEVEEKGEEEAEEETEDETDGVAADPEAAEGDNEPECATNVDDGEISEAPTEAEEQPPADGEEEDEGDAKPETEVEEAGENEAEANGKGSEPEQDGGSEDPRETEEGATEGAETQRKSSAFSSMGNCSQQSQKGSEEGSGEEEEDCKELEGGGGAGGGDDGETEGDTETKPTKMYPDSEEEEEEEEGEEEEDQASPQAKKKPKTGKSKGGSSPVPKKEASSEAIDQDDLDF from the exons ATTGACAACATGCAAGCTCTGCTGCACTGCCCCAATGTCCTCGTCTGTGTGGGGAGAGAGCCCTTCAAACCCACCGTGGTGGAAAACCCCCGGAAGCCCTCCTCAGAGAAGCTGCCCGGTCTACCTTCACAGTCCAACAGCAGAGGCAACGTTGGTGAAAACCACGAAAGTAAGAAAGAGGGCAGGGGGCTGGATTTGGGTTGGTGGTTTGGAAGCA TGAACTTTGGACTCAAAGCCAAGAAAAGTGTGATTCATCCGCGGTCGGCCTTGAGCAATCGCTCCGCAAGATTCTCTTTGTCGTCGGAAAAATCCTATCCAAACGGCCTCGTGACATCGCCGGAGAATGGCGCCCCCTGCTTGAGCCACTGCCCACACTCTAAAGCGGGCAACCTGGTTCATTCCTTGGTCAACGATGACATCGAGAAGAGGGTGCATGTGAACAAAGATGGCAGCCTGTCCGTTGAGATGAAAGTCCGCTTCCGCCTGCTCAACGACGAGACGCTCCAGTGGTCCACACATATCCAGAAGTCCAGTCTGAGGGGCAAGGTGCCCTGTGAAGAGATGGGCATAGACGAAGACAATGGAACTGACCCCGCAGGGAGAGAGAACCCAGAGGTCAACTCTGAGGTGGATGACTCATTATATCCCTGCGATGCCGATTCCTACATCTCGAACCTTGACGTGTCCGAAAACGAGGAGGCGTGTTGCCACAATTGCGGTAAGCCGTGCAAAGACTATGACATTTGGAAGAACCCCATGCATGCTTCCCATAAAGAGGAGCCATGGGTCAAGAACACTTGGTACACCCACTCTTCTTGCTCGAGCACGTCGTCCCACCATAGGGTCGTCCGCAAAAAGACGGCCTCCGTCGAGAGCAGCCGCACCTCGTCCAGTGGAGAAGAATATTCCAAGCATGTCGTACGGGAATCCTCTTGCTTCTCGGAGACTGTAGAGAACAGGGTAGAATACCGTGCGGTGCAAAAATGCCGTTGTCGACACGGCCAGAGCAACACGCGCAAAAGGGGGTCACCCGTGGAAATGGATTCCGCAGCTTGCTTAGCCAATTCCCAAAATGAGGACAATTCCACGGCGACCGCAGAACAAATGGAGGGCAACAGCAGCAGGGCGGGGAGCAGCGGGTCGAAATCGTCTCGCTGTTCGGCGGAAAGCCAGATCAAAGTGTGCGAGGAGAGCAGCAGCATGGCGAGGACCATCTCCTCCTGTAGCATCAAGGCGAGGGAAGAGGTTGACTTGGAAGAGGCCAGCTGCCCGTCCTCTCCAAAGAGCGCCTACAGCCAATCCATTCAGCGGACAACACCTGAGAAAAGGGACAACCCAGATGAGCCTTCAGAAGACTCTCAGCCAATCTCTTCATTCTCCGTGGAGGAAGAGGCAGACAAGGAACAAGAGGAGACCAGCGAAGTTCATTCCGCCTTGGAGAATGTGGCGTCCAACCAATCGGTCAGGGATGAAGTCAGCGAGTGCGGGAGGTGCTCCACAGAACGGTCCTTCCGTTCCAAAGCTTGCGATGGGAATAGCCAGAGAGAAGACAGCAACGAAACGCAGGTGTGCAGCGtggcagcttcctcttcctccaggaGGAGCAAGCACAGCCACAATCACCGAGAGGCAGGCGCCAAAGTCTCCAGGGTGTCCACCATCAAGAAAAAGAGGACAAAACggtctctgcatgcagaagatgcaCGGTCGAGCAGCAGGGCCTCTTGCTACTCCAAAAGCTCCCCAGAGAtggagggaagagagggagaatGCCATGCATCTCACGACTCAAGCTCTCCTCGTTCCAACGTGTCGTCCTTAAGCGAAGCGGCGGCACCTCCTGCCGGCAACATGGAGAGTGCAAGTAGCTCTTCCGGACATTGCAGCCAGTCCTCCAAGAGCATTCAGGAGGGCGGCCAGCCGGATTCCTCCAGCAAGGAATCATTTCCTGGCTCCAGCTTCTCCAATTCCAATGGGAAAAACGGAACTGACAAAGCATCAAGGCCGGGGAGCGTGTTCGAATCCACGTGCTCCAAATGCGGCTGCACAGCAGCAACGAGAAACAAGGGCCTTGGGAGCATCCAGTCGATTGTGTCTTCCCGTTCGGAGAGTAAATGCGCAGAGACAGAGGCGTCAGGGAGGAGCGAGCATGCTGGCTCGCAGTCGAGCGTGGCGCAGTCCTCGAAGCcgaggaagaagaaaagcagcCTCCATTCCAACGCGGAACGCTCTAGTCAAGCTTTGACATCAGAGTCTGCATCCATGTACAGTTTGCACTGCCCAGCTCCCCCGAAAGGGAGGCCAAGTGGCAAAAAAAGTCGGACTGCGGTGCTGAAGAAGAAATCGAACAATGCCAGCGCCGCTGGGTCGGAGCCAACTGCgagcaaggaggaagaggaagcagcccGTTCGCAGCCCACTGAAATGGAGGAGGAGAACGGGCCAGGGGATCCTTCTGAAGCGCTGCATAACGAggcaggagaggctgaggtggaAGGCAATGAGGACATCATCCCTTCTTCGCTTCCCAACGCCTCTCCAGAAGAAGTTGTGCACGAGTGGTTGAGGAAGATCCCCTCAGAGACTCTGCTGATGAAATGTGAGATGCAGGATGATGGAGACGGCACAGAACTGGATGCTGAAATGCCCAGTTGCTCAAACAACCAGGAATTGTTGGGAGAGGAGtcggaaggaaagaaagaagaggaggaggaagaagaagaagtggcagccGAGGAGGCAGCTGAGGAGGGGGCCGTTGAGGAGGGAGCAGACGAGGATCTCAATGACGAGGCAGCTTCCAAAGCGGTGTCAGAAGAGGCTAAGGCAGGCCAAGCAGAATGCAACCACTCTGTCATCTCCAGCCAGAACAACCACAAAAAGGACTTGCCCACCACCATCCAGACCTCCGTGCAGATCATGAAGGCGCTGTTGGCTTCCAAGCAAGAAGCCAAGCTGGACCGTTCACACAGCTTGCCCGAAGTCTCCCCTACGATGGGCAGAAAGCTCAGCAACTCGGCAAACATTCTGATCACGTGCCTGGCTAGCCTGCAGATCCTTGACGAAGAGCTGGACCCCTCAAGCAAGTCCAGCAAATGCCTGAATAGGCCAAGGTACACTGAGCTGTTGAACATCTTCCAGGCTCTCTGGTTTGGGTGCACGTCAGAGAAAGGGGGCACGAGCTCAGGCCTCCAAGGAGAGGCCCCTGAAAAAGTGCCCTCCACTTTCAAGGACCGTAAAGATGGCGACTTCACACCCTTGTCCTCTTCTGGAGTGGATGTGAGCAGTGGCGATGGAGGCTCGGGAGAGGGGAGTGTGGCTGGTGCCCGAGACTGTGCCTTATCGCCAGAGAAAACGAACGGAGCCAAACCCACCAAAGAAGAGgcgaaagaggaggcagagcaagAGGGAGGCTGtagtgaggaagaggaagagcagcATTCCCAGCCTTGCTTAAAAtctgaaggagaagaaaaggcagcCTCTACTGGAGGAGGGGATGTGACAGAAACCAACGAGAACCAGGGCAGTGACgttggcgaggaggaggaggaggaagataaaGAAGTTGTTggagaagaagaaatggaagatGTCGAGGTGGAACAGGCAGAAGCTGGTGATGCTGATGCAGACCCTGTTGAGCAGACCCAAGAGGACCCCGCTATCCAGGAAGTAGAAGGGAGTCCCAGTCAAGAGAATGCTAATGAAGCTGATGAAGAGCCAAGCAACAATCAAGAGAATGGTGATGAAGCAGCTGAAGAGCCAAGCGATGATCAAGAGAATGTTGAAGTGGCTGAAGAGCCAAGTAATGATCAAGAGAATGGTGATGAAGCGGCTGAAGAGCCAAGCGATGATCAAGAGAATGTTGAAGCGGCTGAAGAGCCAAGCGATGACCAAGAGAATGTTGAAGTGGCTGAAGAGCCAAGCGATGACCAAGAGAATGTTGAAGTGGCTGAAGAGCCAAGCAATGATCAAGAGAATGTTGAAGCGGCTGAAGAGCCAAGCGATGACCAAGAGAATGTTGAAGTGGCTGAAGAGCCAAGTAATGATCAAGAGAATGTTAAAGAGGCTGAAGAGCCAAGCGATGATCAAGAGAATGTTGAAGCGGCTGAAGAGCCAAGCGATGATCAAGAGAATGTTGAAGCGGCTGAAGAGCCAAGCGATGACCAAGAGAATGTTGAAGCGGCTGAAGAGCCAAGCAATGATCTAGAGAATGTTGAAGAGGCTGAAGAGCCAAGCAACAACCAAGAGAATGCTGAAGAGCCAAGCAACAGTCAAGCTGAACCCAATCCAAACACAAATAAGAGTGAACCCCAAGAGAGTGTTGAAAAACAGCTGGTGGATGAGTCAGAAGCTGATACAGTCTCCAGCAACATAGTTTCTCGCCAACCCACAGCAAAAGCTTCCCTCATCACCCCACAGAAATCTATCGACCCCGACCCGGTTTGGGTATTGAAGCTTTTGAAGAAGATCGAGAAGGAATTCATGGCTCACTATGTCAGCGCCATGAATGATTTCAAGGTGAAGTGGAACTTGCCAAATAGCGaggagttggacttgatgattgcacagctgaaagaggaagtgagtCGGAGGATCCAAAAGAGTATCGAGAAAGAGTTAGGGAAAATCAGAAGCAGGGCGGGCAGGAGGGTACCGAGGCCTCCGGACGAGCAGCTGCGCCGCGATTCTTCCATCCTGCAAGTGGAAAACCGAAGGCGCCGTTTGCAGAGCATTCACAAAATGTCCCTCTACAATGACCACAGCAAGCCGCGCGAGACAAGGGAATTAGATGAGGAATTAGATTTTTTCAGTACGACCATTAGAGATGACATAAGTGACCCCCCTGGAGAAGAGGAGTACTGCCCTTGCGATGCCTGCTTCCAGAAGAAAATGGAGGCCAAAGCCCTGCGGTCTCGAGGGCCGGTGGTGGCAGCCAATGCCCCCATTGTGAAGGCCTTTGACCTACAGCAAATCTTGAGGATGCAGAGAGGCAAGGCAGAGGAGGACATtgcagaagaggaagcagaagggGAGGCCAATGAAGCTGAGGCAGAGCAGGAAGTGTTGGCTGATGATGTGGAAGTAGTAGAGCAGGAAGTGACCGAAAGTGAAGCAGCAGAAGCCCCAGCAGATGGGGAGGAAGAAAATCAGAACTGTGAGGAAGCCGAGGGGGAGGAAACTGTGAATGAAGAAGTAGGTGGGGAAGCACAAGAGGAAGCaatggaggaaggaggagagggagaggaggaagtagaagaggaagcagaagaagaaaagggagaggaagtagaagaaaatgaggaggaagtagaagaaaagggagaggaggaagcagaagaagaaaagggagaggaAGTAGAAGAAAATGAGGAAGTAgaacagaagggggaggaggaagaggaagtagatgaagaaaaggaggaggaagcagaagaagaaaatggggaggaagaagaagtagaagaagaaaagggagaggaagtagaagaaaagggggaggaggaagcagaggaaaaaggggaggaggaagaggaagtagatgaagaaaaggaggaggaagcagcagaagaaaagggggaggaggaagcagaggaaatggaagaagtagaagaaaagggggaggaggaagcagagggaaaaggggaggaggaagaggaaggagatgaagaaaaggaggaggaagcagcagaagaaaagggggaggaggaagcagaggaaatggaagaagtagaagaaaagggggaggaggaagcagaagaaga AACAGAAGATGAAACTGATGGTGTGGCAGCCGATCCAGAGGCAGCTGAAGGAGATAACGAACCTGAATGTGCAACAAATGTTGACGATGGCGAGATCTCTGAGGCACCAACAGAAGCGGAGGAACAGCCTCCAGCAGATGGTGAAGAAGAGGATGAGGGCGATGCCAAGCCAGAGACAGAAGTGGAAGAAGCAGGAGAAAACGAAGCAGAGGCGAATGGCAAGGGCAGCGAACCTGAGCAGGACGGTGGCAGTGAAGACCCCAGAGAAACGGAAGAAGGAGCCACCGAAGGGGCAGAGACCCAGAGAAAAAGCTCCGCCTTCTCCTCTATGGGGAATTGTTCCCAGCAATCCCAAAAAGGTTCTGAGGAGGGGAgtggcgaagaagaagaagactgtaaGGAACTGGAGGGcggtggtggtgctggtggtggtgatgatggagaGACAGAAGGCGACACAGAGACCAAACCCACAAAGATGTACCCAGAtagtgaagaggaggaggaggaggaagagggagaggaagaagaagaccaAGCATCCCCTCAGGCAAAGAAGAAACCCAAAACTGGCAAGAGCAAAGGTGGAAGCAGCCCAGTCCCTAAAAAGGAGGCGAGCTCAGAGGCAATTGATCAAGACGACCTGGACTTTTAG